GCGCGGTGGTTTAGGATGAGGCAATGCGCGAAAACGGGATTGAAGAGAGCATTGATCGTCCGCTGACTATCGCTCTTGTGGTCGATACGGTGGGCAATCAGGGCAACGGCACCTCCAATTCGGCCTTGCAATGGGCTGCAGAATTGGAGCGGCAAGGCCATCATGTGAGGCTTGTCGGTATAGGGGCGCCCGAATATCCGGCGCGCGTGAATAGGGTGCCGCTCGTCTCGTGGGTGGCCGCCAAGCAGCTCATGCAATTCGCCGAACCCAGCGACACGTTGTTCCGCACCGCCTTTCAAGGCGTGGATGTGGTGCATATCTATATGCCGTTCAAATTCGGCCGTCGTGCCGCTAAAGTCGCCCACCAAATGGGCATTCCCGTGACTGCCGGATTCCACCTGCAGCCGGAGAACGTGCTGTATTCGGCCGGCCCTCTACGTCGCATTCCCGGTATTTCCAGCTTCCTGTACTGGCTGTTCAAGCACTGGCTGTACAAGCACATTGACCACATCCATGTGCCCACCGAAATGACCGCGAGCCTGTTGCGCGCGCACGGGTATAAAGCCAAGTTGCACGTGATTTCCAATGGTTATTCACCGGTGTATTCGCCGAAGAAGCCGGCCGATCCGGATGCCTCGGCTCCCGTGCCGTTCCGCGTCATCGCTTCCGGCCGACTGGCTAGCGAGAAAGATCAGATTACGCTGATCAAGGCGGTGTCGATGTCCCGGCACGCCGGCGATATTCAGCTGGTGATCGCCGGTACTGGGCCGCTCAAGCAGTATCTCAAGTTCCGCGCCGGGCGTTTGCTGGCGCGCAAGGCCGATATCGGATTCCACAAGCACGCCGATATGCCCGATTTGTTGCGTTCGGGCGATTTGTTCGTGCATTGTTCGATTGCCGACATCGAATCGGTGAGCGTGATCGAGGCGATGGCGTGCGGATTGGTGCCGGTGATCGCCGCGTCCGAACTGTCGGCGGCCAGCCAGTTCGCGCTGATCGACGAGTCGTTGTTCCCCGTGCGGGACGCGGCCCTGCTGGCCCGACGCATCGATTGGTGGATCGCACATCAGGCCGAGCGCGCCGAATGGGGCGAAAAATACGCCGAATACACCAAGGCGCATTATTCCGTGGAAGCCTCGGTCCACAAGTTCGTGGATATGGAACGCAAGGCGATAGGGGAGTAGGAGCCTTCTCGTTTGCGGAGAGGTCTTTCCCTCAGTCCGCCTGCGGCGGCCAGCTCCCTCATCAGAGGGATCTACGAAAAAACCTCCCTCTGATGAGGGAGGTGGCATCGCGAAGCGATGACGGAGGGAGAGATTAGCGAAGGGTTTTACAACAACTCAATAAGTTGATCGACCTCTTCAGGCGTGGTGGCCCAGCTGGTGCAGATGCGCATCACGGTGTGCGTGTCGTCGGCCTTTTCGGTAAAGCCGAGCTTGATCTCGCGCTCCAGACGGTCGATGGTCGGCTGATCCATCGTCACGAAAATCTGGTTGGTGGGCGCTTCGAAAGTGAGCGTGTAGCCCTTGGCGCGCAGGGCCTCGCGAATACGATCGGCCGCCTCATTGGCGTTGCGGGCGATCTTGAAATACAGGTTGTCGGTGAACAAAGCGTCAAACTGCGCGCCCAGCACAAAGCCCTTGGCCAGCAAGGCACCGTGCTGCTTGATGAGGGTCAAGAAGTGCTTCGGCGTGTTGTGCTTGGTAAACACCACGGCCTCGCCGAACAGGGCACCCACCTTGGTACCGCCGATGTAGAACACGTCGGCGATGGTCGCCAGATCCGCGAGCGTCATGTCTGAACCGGTGGCGGTCAGCGCGTAGCCGAGTCGCGCGCCATCCACGAACAGCGGCATGTCGTACTTGTGCGCCACATCGGCGATGGCCTGCAACTCGGCCTTGGAGTAGATGGTGCCATATTCGGTGCTTTGCGAGACGTACACGGAGCCCGGGAACACCATGTGCTCGTAGTTGCCGTCCGCATAGAAGGTCTTGCAGAACTCGTCCAGTTCGGTCGGGTCCATTTTGCCGTTGTGCTGGGGAATCGTGAGCACCTTGTGCCCGGAGAACTCGATGGCGCCGGCCTCGTGCACGTTCGGATGGCCGGAGGCGACCGCGACCACGCCTGCATACGCCGGGGTGATGGTGTCGATGACGACCTGGTTGGTCTGCGTGCCGCCGACGAGGAACCACACATCCGCGTCCGGCTGGCCGCAGGCCTCGCGGATCTTGGCCTTGGCCTGATCGCTCAGTTCGTCGGACCCGTAGCCCGAATACAGATGGTTGTTGGCTTCAGCCACGGCTTCAAGCACCGCGGGATGGGCGGCGCGGGAGTAATCGTTCTCAAAAGACAGCATGACGGACCTTTTGTCCTTATGTTCGGTGAATTGGATATGCCCTGAGTGTACAACGCGGTGGTTCCCGGCATGCCTATTTGGCCTATAACCCAGGAGCGGGGAATTCAGGGAGAAAAAACAAAACCCTTCCGCGAACGGAAGGGTTTTACTGGGGTGGCCAACGCGGCTCGAACGCGCGACCTTCTGAACCACAATCAGATGCTCTACCAACTGAGCTATGGCCACCATAGTGCCGTATTCAGCAAGCTGAATTCGCGCAACAGGTGAATACTATACACAACTTTGCGGATGTGTGCTCATCGGTGTGTCGCGATGGAATCAAGTGGTCGGTTTCATTCTTGGGGCCAGGCTGCGGGCTGTCTCAGATGGCGGGATGTGGATGAGTGGGTCTTGTGCGGCGATTGATGAAAAGTCAAGGCACACGACGGTGTGATGGTACGACCGGGGATTGCAGAAATGATTACGTGAGTGTTCGCAATGTGAGCATTATGTTTCATATCAACCGCGACCCGCCTAGTTTCATGCGATGTTACCTACACCAAACAAGGGAAGAGAAACACCATGGAAAAGGTTAAAGCCTTTGCAGATTGGCTGACCAAGTGGTTTACGGTCATCGTCATCGTCTGGGCCGTCTTCAACTACTTCGTGCCGGCCGCCAGCTTGTGGGGCAAGGCGTACACCGGCTACATGCTGGGCATCGTGCTGTTCGGCATGGGCCTGACCCTGACGCTGGACGACTTCAAGCGCATCCTGACCCAGCCGCTGATGGTCATCGTCGGCACCGTAGCTCACTTCATCATCATGCCGCTCATCGCCGTGGCCCTGTGCGCGATCTTCCACCTGTCCGGCCCGCTGGCCGTGGGCGTGATTCTCGTCGGCTGCTGCCCGTCTGGCACCTCCTCCAACGTGATGAGCTACCTGTCCCGTGGTGACGTGGCCCTCGATGTCTCCATCGGCATCCTCTCCACCCTGTGCGCCCCGTTCATGATTCCGCTGCTGATGCAGCTGCTCGCTTCTCAGTACGTGTCCGTGCCGACTCAGTCCCTGTTCCTCAACGCCGTCAAGGTGGTGCTCTTCCCGATCGCCCTCGGTGTGATCTGCCACATGATCTTCGGCAAGAAGATCGAGAAGGTTACGGTCGCCCTGCCTATCGTTTCTCAGGTGGCTATTCTGCTTATCATCGGCGTGGTCGTTGCCGCCAACGGTCCGAAGCTGTTCGTGGCCAGCTCCCTGGTGGCCATCCCGGTGGTCATCCTGCACAACCTGTGCGGCTACTCGCTGGGCTTCGGCTTCTCCAAGCTGATGTACAAGATCTACCCGAAGGGCTTCCGCTACGCACAGCAGAAGGCCATCACCTTCGAAGTCGGCATGCAGGACTCCGCTCTGGGCGCAACCCTGGCCCTGACCTCCTTCGCAACCAACCCACTCGCTGCCGTGCCGTCCACCTTCTTCTCCGTGTGGCACAACATCTCCGGCTCTATCCTGTCCAGCTGGTGGCGCAACCACGATGACAAGCACGAGATCCACTGGGATTCCGACAATGGCGAGAAGGGCTCTGCCAAGAGCACCGTTTCAGCGGCCCACCCGTTCGACGCCGATAAGGCCGCCAAGGTCGCTGCCTGAAATCCTGAAATGGTGAGAAAGGTCGGGTAAGGCACGACTCCAGTCAGTCGGTCATCCACCTTTCCTACCTCGCATAACATAGCCGCTCCCGCTTACTCCCGATTGAGGTATCGGGCGTTTCGCGAGGGCGGTTTTGCTATAATTGGTAATGCAGAAAGCGGCAAGGTAATACGGCAAAGAGGCCGGGTCGCTAGAGGTTCCCATCGGATATGGAAGAGCACGAGGATGTGCTGGAAACAGATAACACAGAAGCGGATGTGGTGAAAAGAAACATAATGTAACCTCCTTGGCGGTGCCCCCGTGTGACATAGTCTCCGCGGGGGCACCTGCTGTGTGGCGTTCCCTTTTTGCGACGCATTCCCGGGAATATTGCGTTGGGAGAATAGTTGGGTGTGTGTTTTGCGACGCATTGGAATATTGCGTTGGGAGGAGAGGAAAAGTACGGGGGCGCAGGAGGTCCCCAAACCAGTGAGTTGTGGCTCGGCGCGTCGTTGTCCGGAGGAATCGTAATATAGATATTCGTGTGTGCCAACAGCACGCCTTATGTAACAGGCGAGCATGCTGGGATATCCTTCAAACCGCTGATCGCACGCAGTAATGCGCCGACGGGAGGGGCGAAGGCCATCGGGCCGGTGGACTGGGCTATCTTTTCCGATTCGTCGGGTGCCGCCAACAGGCGGATACCAAGCGAGTGTGCTGAAAAGTGTGGGTGCAGTGCGGCGGTCACACAAAAGCAAGAGAAACCACTGAATCGGAGAATTCAAGTTGCCTACTATTGAACAGCTCGTCCGTAAGGGACGTCAGGCAAAGCCGAAGAAGTCCAAGACTTTGGCCCTGAAGGGCAGCCCGCTGCGTCGCGGCGTGTGCACCCGTGTCTACACCACCACCCCGAAGAAGCCGAACTCGGCTCTGCGTAAGGTCGCTCGTGTGCGCCTGTCCTCGGGCATCGAAGTCACCGCCTACATTCCGGGCGAAGGCCACAATCTGCAGGAGCACTCCATCGTGCTCGTGCGCGGCGGCCGTGTGAAGGATCTCCCGGGTGTGCGTTACCACATCGTGCGTGGCGCGCTCGATACCCAGGGTGTCAAGGACCGTAAGCAGGGTCGTTCCCTGTATGGAGCAAAGAAGGCGAAGTAAGAGATATGTCACGTAAGGGACCTTCCAAGAAGCACGTCGTGCTGCCCGATCCGATCTACGGTTCCACCGTGGTGGCGCAGCTCATCAACAAGATTCTGCTTGACGGCAAGAAGTCGATCGCCGAAGACATCGTCTACTCCGCGCTCGATATGGTCAAGGAGAAGTCCGACCAGGAGCCGGTGGCTGTGCTCAAGCGCGCCCTGGACAACATCCGTCCGTCCCTCGAGGTTCGCTCCCGCCGTGTCGGTGGCGCCACCTACCAGGTGCCGGTCGAGGTCAAGCCGAACCGCGCCAACACCCTGTCGCTGCGCTGGCTGACCGACTTCTCCCGCGCCCGTCGTGAGAAGACCATGGCTGAGCGTCTCGCCAATGAGATCCTGGATGCCTCCAACGGCCTCGGTGCTTCTGTCAAGCGCCGCGAGGATACTCATAAGATGGCAGAGGCTAACAAGGCCTTCGCTCATTACCGCTGGTAATCACTCGCCCTGAGTAAAACTAAGGAAAAAGATGGCTGAAGAGATTTCGGACCTCCACGACGTCCGCAATATCGGCATCATGGCCCACATTGATGCCGGCAAGACCACCACTACCGAGCGTATTCTGTTCTACACCGGTAAGAACTACAAGATCGGCGAGACCCACGACGGCGCCTCCACCATGGACTTCATGGCGCAGGAGCAGGAACGTGGTATCACCATCCAGTCCGCTGCTACCACCTGCTTCTGGAGCCGTCAGTCCCACGACACCAAGGACAAGTTCCAGATCAACATCATCGATACCCCTGGCCACGTGGACTTCACGGCCGAGGTGGAGCGCTCCCTGCGTGTGCTCGATGGTGCCGTTGCCGTGTTCGACGGCAAGGAAGGCGTGGAGCCTCAGTCCGAGACCGTGTGGCGTCAGGCTGACAAGTACGGCGTTCCGCGTATCTGCTTCATCAACAAGATGGACAAGCTGGGCGCGAACTTCTACTACTCCGTCGACACCATCAAGGAGAAGCTGGGCGCTACTCCGATCGTGATGCAGTTGCCGATCGGTTCCGAGAACGACTTCACTGGCGTTGTCGACCTGGTTGAGATGCAGGCTTACGTGTGGAACGGCACCGAGGAGCTCGGCGCCAAGTACGACACCACTGAGATCCCGGACGACCTCAAGGACAAGGCTCAGGAGTACCACGAGAAGCTCGTGGAAGCCGCTGCCGAAGCCGACGACGACCTCATGAACAAGTTCTTCGAGGACGGCGACCTGTCCAAGGAAGACATCCGCGCTGGCGTGCGTAAGCTCACCATCGCCAAGGAAGCCTTCCCGATCTTCTGCGGTTCCGCCTTCAAGGACAAGGGCGTTCAGCCGATGCTGGACGGCGTTGTCGATTACCTGCCGTCTCCTGAAGACGTGCCGGCCATCAAGGGCTACAAGCCTGGCGATGAGTCCGTCGAGATCGACCGTCACCCGGTCAAGTCCGATCCGTTCGCGGCTCTGGTCTTCAAGATCTCCACCCACCCGTTCTACGGCAAGCTCGTGTTCGTGCGCGTCTACTCCGGCTCCGTTGTGCCGGGCGACTCCGTGCTCGACTCCACCCGCGAGAAGAAGGAACGTATCGGCAAGATCTTCCAGATGCACGCCGATAAGGAAAACCCGATGGACCGCGCTGACGCCGGTAACATCTACACCTTCGTGGGCCTGAAGAACGTGA
This DNA window, taken from Bifidobacterium longum subsp. longum JCM 1217, encodes the following:
- a CDS encoding glycosyltransferase, giving the protein MRENGIEESIDRPLTIALVVDTVGNQGNGTSNSALQWAAELERQGHHVRLVGIGAPEYPARVNRVPLVSWVAAKQLMQFAEPSDTLFRTAFQGVDVVHIYMPFKFGRRAAKVAHQMGIPVTAGFHLQPENVLYSAGPLRRIPGISSFLYWLFKHWLYKHIDHIHVPTEMTASLLRAHGYKAKLHVISNGYSPVYSPKKPADPDASAPVPFRVIASGRLASEKDQITLIKAVSMSRHAGDIQLVIAGTGPLKQYLKFRAGRLLARKADIGFHKHADMPDLLRSGDLFVHCSIADIESVSVIEAMACGLVPVIAASELSAASQFALIDESLFPVRDAALLARRIDWWIAHQAERAEWGEKYAEYTKAHYSVEASVHKFVDMERKAIGE
- a CDS encoding threonine aldolase family protein — its product is MLSFENDYSRAAHPAVLEAVAEANNHLYSGYGSDELSDQAKAKIREACGQPDADVWFLVGGTQTNQVVIDTITPAYAGVVAVASGHPNVHEAGAIEFSGHKVLTIPQHNGKMDPTELDEFCKTFYADGNYEHMVFPGSVYVSQSTEYGTIYSKAELQAIADVAHKYDMPLFVDGARLGYALTATGSDMTLADLATIADVFYIGGTKVGALFGEAVVFTKHNTPKHFLTLIKQHGALLAKGFVLGAQFDALFTDNLYFKIARNANEAADRIREALRAKGYTLTFEAPTNQIFVTMDQPTIDRLEREIKLGFTEKADDTHTVMRICTSWATTPEEVDQLIELL
- a CDS encoding bile acid:sodium symporter family protein, yielding MEKVKAFADWLTKWFTVIVIVWAVFNYFVPAASLWGKAYTGYMLGIVLFGMGLTLTLDDFKRILTQPLMVIVGTVAHFIIMPLIAVALCAIFHLSGPLAVGVILVGCCPSGTSSNVMSYLSRGDVALDVSIGILSTLCAPFMIPLLMQLLASQYVSVPTQSLFLNAVKVVLFPIALGVICHMIFGKKIEKVTVALPIVSQVAILLIIGVVVAANGPKLFVASSLVAIPVVILHNLCGYSLGFGFSKLMYKIYPKGFRYAQQKAITFEVGMQDSALGATLALTSFATNPLAAVPSTFFSVWHNISGSILSSWWRNHDDKHEIHWDSDNGEKGSAKSTVSAAHPFDADKAAKVAA
- the rpsL gene encoding 30S ribosomal protein S12, coding for MPTIEQLVRKGRQAKPKKSKTLALKGSPLRRGVCTRVYTTTPKKPNSALRKVARVRLSSGIEVTAYIPGEGHNLQEHSIVLVRGGRVKDLPGVRYHIVRGALDTQGVKDRKQGRSLYGAKKAK
- the rpsG gene encoding 30S ribosomal protein S7 is translated as MSRKGPSKKHVVLPDPIYGSTVVAQLINKILLDGKKSIAEDIVYSALDMVKEKSDQEPVAVLKRALDNIRPSLEVRSRRVGGATYQVPVEVKPNRANTLSLRWLTDFSRARREKTMAERLANEILDASNGLGASVKRREDTHKMAEANKAFAHYRW
- the fusA gene encoding elongation factor G produces the protein MAEEISDLHDVRNIGIMAHIDAGKTTTTERILFYTGKNYKIGETHDGASTMDFMAQEQERGITIQSAATTCFWSRQSHDTKDKFQINIIDTPGHVDFTAEVERSLRVLDGAVAVFDGKEGVEPQSETVWRQADKYGVPRICFINKMDKLGANFYYSVDTIKEKLGATPIVMQLPIGSENDFTGVVDLVEMQAYVWNGTEELGAKYDTTEIPDDLKDKAQEYHEKLVEAAAEADDDLMNKFFEDGDLSKEDIRAGVRKLTIAKEAFPIFCGSAFKDKGVQPMLDGVVDYLPSPEDVPAIKGYKPGDESVEIDRHPVKSDPFAALVFKISTHPFYGKLVFVRVYSGSVVPGDSVLDSTREKKERIGKIFQMHADKENPMDRADAGNIYTFVGLKNVTTGDTLCAIDDPITLDSMTFPDPVIQVAVEPKTKADQEKMGIALSKLAEEDPTFQVTTDEESGQTLIAGMGELQLDIIVDRMRREFKVECNQGKPQVAYRETIRKAVMDQGYTHKKQTGGSGQFAKVLMNFEPLDTTEGKTFEFENKVTGGHISAEFIGPIEAGVKEAMESGVLAGFPVVGVKATVTDGQMHPVDSSEMAFKLAGSMCFKEAAPKAKPVILEPIMKVEVRTPEEYMGEVIGDLNQRRGNIQSMTDGVGVKVIDAKVPLSEMFGYIGDLRSKTQGRAMFTMEMDSYDEVPKSVSEEIIKAQRGE